A single Chloroflexota bacterium DNA region contains:
- the ilvB gene encoding biosynthetic-type acetolactate synthase large subunit yields the protein MERTGAQIVWESMLLEGIDVIFGHPGGAILPTYDALPQYPIRHILVRHEQCAAHMADGYARATGKVGACIATSGPGATNLITGLATAMMDSVPIVAVTGQVPTSMLGNDAFQETDVTGVSMPVTKHNYLVTDVKDLAEVMAEAFYVARTGRPGPVLVDICKDVQNDSTEFQYPEKLSRPGLHKMPEFNPADVSAAADLMNAANKPLFMVGHGVQMGGAEQELLALVEKADIPVVTTLLGLGAIPETHPLVLGMSGMHGEAATNHAVQECDVLIAVGMRFDDRVTGRLDEFAPRAKIVHFEMDPSEIGKNVSPDLAVLGDCKQTLGALVPQVENIRHPEWRGIIQGWQEETYRLDIADQEVDELIPPFVMRQLWHVTGGDSLIVTDVGQHQMWEAQYFTHERPRQLLTSGGLGTMGYGMPAAMGAKVGMPDELVWAVVGDGGFQMTLQELGTIAQEQIAVKIGIMNNGFLGMVRQWQQLFYDKRYAGTPILSPDYVKLADAYGIPALRVTSNDEVAGAIKQANEYDGPFLVEFRIKEEVNVYPMVPAGANVGQMIRRPEPAIVQGYSGVKPSW from the coding sequence ATGGAACGAACCGGTGCTCAAATTGTCTGGGAAAGTATGCTGCTTGAGGGAATCGATGTGATTTTCGGCCATCCTGGCGGCGCTATTCTTCCCACGTACGATGCCCTTCCTCAATATCCCATTCGACACATTCTTGTCCGGCATGAACAGTGTGCTGCTCATATGGCCGACGGCTATGCCCGGGCAACCGGCAAGGTCGGGGCGTGCATTGCCACCAGTGGACCTGGCGCTACCAACCTGATTACCGGCCTGGCAACCGCCATGATGGATTCTGTGCCCATTGTCGCGGTCACCGGGCAGGTGCCGACCAGCATGCTGGGCAACGATGCCTTCCAGGAGACCGATGTCACCGGCGTTAGCATGCCCGTCACTAAACACAACTACCTGGTGACCGATGTCAAGGACCTGGCCGAGGTGATGGCAGAGGCCTTCTACGTGGCACGAACCGGCCGGCCCGGTCCGGTGCTGGTCGATATCTGCAAGGATGTCCAGAACGACTCGACTGAGTTCCAGTATCCGGAGAAGCTCTCGCGGCCTGGCCTGCACAAAATGCCCGAATTCAATCCGGCAGACGTTTCCGCGGCAGCAGATCTCATGAATGCTGCAAACAAACCGCTGTTCATGGTCGGTCATGGGGTGCAGATGGGCGGGGCCGAACAGGAATTACTGGCCCTGGTGGAAAAGGCTGACATTCCGGTGGTGACCACCCTGTTGGGACTGGGCGCCATTCCTGAAACCCATCCTCTGGTTCTGGGCATGAGCGGTATGCATGGCGAAGCGGCCACGAACCATGCTGTACAGGAATGTGATGTTTTGATAGCGGTCGGCATGCGCTTTGACGATCGGGTCACCGGCCGGCTCGACGAGTTCGCACCTCGGGCTAAGATCGTGCACTTTGAGATGGACCCATCGGAGATTGGCAAAAACGTTTCTCCCGATCTGGCTGTCCTGGGCGACTGTAAGCAGACCCTGGGTGCCCTCGTGCCGCAGGTCGAGAACATTCGTCATCCAGAATGGCGGGGAATCATCCAGGGGTGGCAGGAGGAAACCTACCGGCTGGATATCGCCGATCAAGAGGTGGATGAGTTGATCCCACCCTTTGTGATGCGCCAGCTGTGGCATGTCACAGGAGGCGATAGCCTGATCGTGACCGATGTTGGCCAACATCAGATGTGGGAGGCACAGTATTTCACCCACGAGCGGCCCCGTCAGTTGCTCACCTCTGGTGGCCTGGGCACCATGGGTTACGGCATGCCAGCCGCCATGGGCGCCAAGGTCGGTATGCCCGACGAACTGGTCTGGGCGGTGGTAGGCGACGGTGGTTTTCAGATGACCTTGCAGGAGCTGGGAACCATTGCCCAGGAGCAAATCGCCGTGAAAATCGGCATCATGAACAACGGTTTTCTGGGCATGGTAAGGCAGTGGCAGCAGCTTTTCTACGACAAACGTTATGCCGGCACACCGATTCTCAGTCCAGACTACGTCAAACTGGCGGACGCCTACGGAATCCCGGCATTAAGGGTAACATCTAATGACGAGGTTGCCGGCGCGATCAAACAGGCGAACGAGTACGACGGTCCCTTCCTGGTGGAGTTCCGGATCAAGGAAGAGGTCAACGTATACCCCATGGTACCGGCAGGTGCCAACGTGGGTCAGATGATTCGGCGACCGGAGCCTGCCATTGTGCAGGGTTATTCGGGCGTCAAACCCAGCTGGTGA